The DNA segment ATTGTAGGAACCTCAGTGCTGGTTGTTTGAGAAAGTTGAGTAGAAAGAGGTGTTCGAAATTGTGTAATTGGTGTGGGGCATTGATTTGGCTGAGGGGGACGATTAAGCTGGATGTAACTGGAATATGGATACGTATTCTGACCATATCCATGTGCGGGTTTGTAATGTGGGTTGTTTGGTGGATATCCATATTGCTGTACAGCTTGTTGATTCCTCATACGCTTTATAATGTTCAGTATTTCGCAACGAAACTCCAGCTTCTGGTCTTCCGTAAAACTACTTATAGACGGAAGTAAACTTTCAAAAAAAGATCTATCTGGGTTGATCTCTGGAACAATTGGTGGAGTTGTAGGAATTGGAGTATTCAAAAATTCTACCAAGGAAGACTCTAAGTCATTTTTACGTTTCTTTGTAGAATTTTGTTTATAGCGAGGAGGGCATTCTGATCCATCTAAATCTAAGCTACTGTAATGTGACTCTTGATGGTCCACTGAATCTTGCTGGTCCACTGAATCTTGCTGGTCCAATAGTGCTTCATGATCTAAGCTAGACTGAGTATTGGTTGTGGCACCAGCAGTTTGTAAGAATGACAACTGTTGTGCATAAATGTACCGTCTCCCAGTATTAGCAGCTTGTCccgatttacatttttttttctcactttTAGCATAGTGATCTTTAATGTTCTTCCACTTTTGAATGAATTTAGTGcctgaaataaacaataaaaacatgtaTATGTACAAGTAATTAggtattgaaaattgtattaatctataataaataataatatttaattgatattttataagtattaaccTTTTTATGAATATTCAAAGATTGTcaacttgtttttttatttattgtttaggtACTTAGGTAGTGGAAGTGATCAAATCGATCTACACTTAACGTACAGACTTGGACACACAACGAtaggaaaaatattaagaaaagttTGCAATGCTCTTTGGGATTGTTTACGAGAAGAGTCTTTTCCAGAATTTACTGAAAATCGTTGGAGAGAAATTGCAGaaggttttgaaaaatactgccAGTTTCCTAATTGTTTAGGTGCCATAGATGGGAAACATGTACGAATAAGAAAGCCAAGAATAAGTGGGTCCCTTttctacaattataaaaattttttttcaattgtattattgGCGATTGTAGAcgcaaaatacaatttcatttacATAGATGTTGGGGCATTTGGAAAAGAATCGGACAGCACTGTATTCGAAAGGAGCAATTTGTATGAACAACTTGAAAATAATGAGTTACATATTCCAAGGGGAAAACCTCTCCCAGGAACTGTAAGTCCAAATATGCCCTACACGTTCGTTGGTGATGAAGCGTTTTCActgtcaaaaaatataatgagacCTTACAGTGGTAAATATTTGGTGGACAAAAAAAGGATTTTTAACTACAGGTTATCTCGTGCTAGGAGGAATGTCGAGTCTGCATTTGGAATACTTTCtaataaatggaaaatatttcataaaccaATAAATGCAAATTTGGATTTATCAATACTTATAGTGAAGACATGCTGTGCTCTCCATAATTTTGTTAGGGCTAGGGATGGGTTTAAACTGGTAGATACTATGTATATAGAAGGATCCATTGGACAACAAGACTTTCAACAACACCCAAGACCCTCTAGAGCACCTAATCAGTTTATTCAAGCGAGAAACCAGTTGGCAGATTATTTTGTTTCCAATAATGGTAGTGTCCCATggcaaacaaattatatttaatattttatattaaaatcttgtattattatttattattcattattcgtataatttgtattatattatttactgtatttaccTATTCAAAACgctaataatctaaaataaattaacaaaatatattaaaccacggatgtatttttttaaaacaacataagGCGATTATTGATCAATACCCAATGtcacaatatacaatatcgAATAAGTGTGCGTCAGTCCCTAAAATGAACGTCTAGTTCagctgataaaaattaaaaatagcttctctcaataacaattaatattaataactatttataactaatatgagtaaaactaatataagacgtaacaacacaaaatattgtttactgtgtgtttgtgtagaatgtagataataattaaaaatatatggcttggcaaaaaaaccattaaaatagaaaaaaatgtgaagCTATAGCttcataaagtattattatcgaaggttaaatttgaataactgCACACTTTTAAAATTCGTAATACACACTGCAATTTTGTCCTACACATAATTTTAGGGACTGATCCCAAGTCTACTAGGTTAGAaaactagtattataataataaaattagaatattatttgtcagaatatcttaaaagtttaaacttacAAGTTgcaatttcgaaaaaataatagtataaaataatacttacatatttCATTTCTTTCCTTCTCGTCTTTTTCGTCGAAATCTTTACAAAATATACGACAAATTTTAATCCATGACCCTCTTTTTTTCTGTCGATCACGGTATGTTTCGGCAGCAATATTCCAAATTTCTGGATGATTTTTTATCTCCCCGATAAATAGCTCAATGTCAAAATTCTCTTCAAGATTTtcggacatatttttttatgttttgcgGCAAAACGACGCTCGTGTGCACTGCACAATACGAAAACACGTTACGACGCTCCGCAAATGCGAGTGCGGTGCCGCGGCGGTGCCTCGGGGAATTGCGGTACACGATCGCCCGCAAGTTGACGCGCGGTGCCGCTGCGTCACCGCGCGTTCGTGTGCATAGTTCAATCCAGTTGTGAGTAAACGCAAACGCAAACGCGGTACCGCGGCCGTATATGCACACGTGAGCGTTTTTTGTACTATAAACCGCTCTCCAGTATTTCGCCAACACTCGTCAGTACCGTATTCGCGTAGTAAAAATGGAGGtatacaggaaaaaaaaaattgttttcgcgTACCTTGTGTATAAAaagtatatcttaaaaaaaaaaagacgatATTGGGTACACCCGTTCACTGATAGTAGACTCACGTGCGGGATATTTTATACATCTTTTAATAATCTTCgagaaaatgatgaaaaattctttaattattttcgaATGAGCGTGAAATCGTTTGACGAGTTAGCTgtaaaaatttcaacaaaaattaagTCTCAAGATACATGCATGAGATTGTCCATACCACCACTTGAAATGCT comes from the Acyrthosiphon pisum isolate AL4f unplaced genomic scaffold, pea_aphid_22Mar2018_4r6ur Scaffold_17064;HRSCAF=17732, whole genome shotgun sequence genome and includes:
- the LOC115034627 gene encoding uncharacterized protein LOC115034627; translation: MSENLEENFDIELFIGEIKNHPEIWNIAAETYRDRQKKRGSWIKICRIFCKDFDEKDEKERNEICTKFIQKWKNIKDHYAKSEKKKCKSGQAANTGRRYIYAQQLSFLQTAGATTNTQSSLDHEALLDQQDSVDQQDSVDHQESHYSSLDLDGSECPPRYKQNSTKKRKNDLESSLVEFLNTPIPTTPPIVPEINPDRSFFESLLPSISSFTEDQKLEFRCEILNIIKRMRNQQAVQQYGYPPNNPHYKPAHGYGQNTYPYSSYIQLNRPPQPNQCPTPITQFRTPLSTQLSQTTSTEVPTISPTSSTSTSMDNQFYSEEDSIDLFRD
- the LOC100572615 gene encoding protein ALP1-like, with product MEVYRKKKIVFAYLVYKKYILKKKRRYWVHPFTDSRLTCGIFYTSFNNLRENDEKFFNYFRMSVKSFDELAVKISTKIKSQDTCMRLSIPPLEMLAVTLRYLGSGSDQIDLHLTYRLGHTTIGKILRKVCNALWDCLREESFPEFTENRWREIAEGFEKYCQFPNCLGAIDGKHVRIRKPRISGSLFYNYKNFFSIVLLAIVDAKYNFIYIDVGAFGKESDSTVFERSNLYEQLENNELHIPRGKPLPGTVSPNMPYTFVGDEAFSLSKNIMRPYSGKYLVDKKRIFNYRLSRARRNVESAFGILSNKWKIFHKPINANLDLSILIVKTCCALHNFVRARDGFKLVDTMYIEGSIGQQDFQQHPRPSRAPNQFIQARNQLADYFVSNNGSVPWQTNYI